Proteins encoded together in one Helicobacter pylori window:
- the uvrC gene encoding excinuclease ABC subunit UvrC codes for MADLLSSLKNLSHSSGVYQYFDKNRQLLYIGKAKNLKKRIKSYFSVRNNEITPNPRASLRVQMMVKQIAFLETILVENEQDALILENSLIKQLKPKYNILLRDDKTYPYIYMDFSTDFPIPLITRKILKQPGVKYFGPFTSGAKDILDSLYELLPLVQKKNCIKDKKACMFYQIERCKAPCEDKITKEEYLKIAKECLEMIENKDRLIKELELKMERLSSNLRFEEALIYRDRIAKIQKIAPFTCMDLAKLYDLDIFAFYGASNKAVLVKMFMRGGKIISSAFEKIHSLNGFDTDEAMKQAIINHYQSHLPLMPEQILLSACSNETLKELQEFISHQYSKKIALSIPKKGDKLALIEIAMKNAQEIFSQEKTSNEDLILEEARSLFNLECVPYRVEIFDTSHHSNSQCVGGMVVYENNAFQKNSYRRYHLKGSNEYDQMSELLTRRALDFAKEPPPNLWVIDGGRAQLNIALEILKSSGSFVEVIAISKEKRDSKAYRSKGGAKDIIHTPSNTFKLLPSDKRLQWVQKLRDESHRYAINFHRSTKLKNMKQIALLKEKGIGEASVKKLLDYFGSFEAIEKASEQEKNAVLRKRK; via the coding sequence ATGGCTGATTTATTGTCCAGTTTGAAAAACCTTTCTCATAGCAGTGGCGTGTATCAATATTTTGATAAAAACCGCCAATTACTCTATATCGGTAAGGCGAAAAATTTAAAAAAGCGCATCAAAAGCTATTTTTCTGTTCGTAATAATGAAATCACGCCCAATCCTCGCGCAAGCTTACGCGTCCAAATGATGGTCAAACAAATCGCTTTTTTAGAAACCATTTTAGTGGAAAACGAGCAAGACGCTTTGATTTTGGAAAATTCTTTGATCAAGCAGCTCAAGCCCAAATACAATATTCTTTTAAGAGATGATAAAACTTACCCTTATATTTACATGGATTTTTCCACTGATTTCCCTATCCCTTTAATCACACGAAAAATTTTAAAACAGCCTGGCGTTAAATATTTTGGCCCTTTTACGAGTGGGGCTAAGGATATTTTGGACAGCTTGTATGAATTGCTCCCGTTAGTTCAAAAGAAAAATTGCATTAAGGATAAAAAGGCATGCATGTTTTATCAAATAGAGCGTTGTAAAGCCCCATGCGAGGATAAAATCACTAAAGAAGAGTATTTAAAAATCGCTAAAGAATGTTTAGAAATGATTGAAAATAAAGACAGGCTCATCAAAGAGCTTGAATTAAAAATGGAGCGCCTTTCTAGTAACTTGCGTTTTGAAGAAGCCCTCATTTACAGGGACAGGATTGCAAAAATCCAAAAAATCGCCCCTTTCACTTGCATGGATTTGGCCAAACTCTACGATTTGGATATTTTTGCTTTTTATGGCGCAAGCAATAAGGCGGTGTTAGTGAAAATGTTTATGCGTGGGGGTAAAATCATTTCTTCTGCGTTTGAAAAAATCCACTCTCTCAACGGGTTTGACACTGATGAAGCGATGAAACAAGCCATTATCAATCATTACCAATCGCATTTGCCTTTGATGCCTGAACAGATCTTATTGAGCGCTTGCTCTAATGAAACGCTTAAAGAATTGCAAGAGTTTATCTCTCATCAATATTCTAAAAAAATCGCTCTTAGCATTCCTAAAAAAGGCGATAAGCTAGCTTTAATAGAAATCGCTATGAAAAACGCTCAAGAGATTTTTAGCCAAGAAAAAACCTCTAATGAAGATCTGATTTTAGAAGAAGCGCGATCGCTTTTCAATTTAGAGTGCGTGCCTTATAGGGTGGAAATCTTTGACACAAGCCACCATTCAAACAGCCAATGCGTGGGGGGAATGGTCGTGTATGAAAACAATGCATTCCAAAAAAACTCTTACCGGCGCTACCATTTAAAAGGCTCTAACGAATACGATCAAATGAGCGAATTGCTCACCAGAAGAGCCTTAGACTTTGCTAAAGAGCCACCGCCTAATTTGTGGGTGATAGATGGAGGGAGAGCGCAATTAAACATCGCTTTAGAAATTTTAAAAAGCAGCGGGAGTTTTGTAGAAGTGATCGCTATTTCTAAAGAAAAAAGGGATTCTAAGGCTTATCGTTCTAAAGGGGGCGCTAAAGACATTATCCATACGCCCAGCAATACTTTTAAATTGCTCCCTAGCGACAAACGCTTGCAGTGGGTGCAAAAATTGCGCGATGAAAGCCACCGGTATGCGATAAACTTCCACAGATCCACTAAACTTAAAAACATGAAACAAATCGCTCTTTTAAAAGAAAAGGGCATAGGAGAAGCCAGCGTGAAAAAATTATTGGATTATTTTGGGAGTTTTGAAGCGATAGAAAAAGCGAGCGAGCAGGAAAAAAACGCCGTTTTAAGAAAACGAAAATAA
- a CDS encoding ABC transporter permease subunit, with protein sequence MPKMGVFKQLIKELYEWLLHSIDVVIQHLVAMALKISVVKYLIKEFHDRFIYFIDLLVQHFIIVALSSLLVLVFGVLIGVFVFYNSKARAFLLPVVNFLYTIPSLALFALFIPVIGVGLKNALLVLVLYGLLPIVHSTYNALKEAREEVIKAAIGLGCNPKELFFRVRFLLAIPQILVGLRIAVVMLVAMAGIGALIGAGGLGQAIFRGLNTQNTTLLVAGSLIIALFSVLADKFVSVFQHENALQRLFSQNATQKQKRRVYLNLAVFLFLLLASALWLIPRNAIEEKPLVVATKPSSEQYILGEILSLLLEKHHIPIKRAFGIGGGTMNIHPALIRGDFDLYVEYTGTAWVNTLKNPLTQKVDFKTIKKRYEKEFNLLWVGLLGFNNTYSLAISKEDAQKYAIETFSDLAFHSPNFDFGAEFDFFEREDAFKGLVKAYRFHFRSLHEMDINLRYKSFESHKINALDVFTTDAQIKELDLKVLKDDKGFFPNYQAGIVIRKETIKKYPEALEILEKLDSKINDETMQDLNYQVEVLKKSPKIVAKDFLERLGL encoded by the coding sequence ATGCCAAAAATGGGCGTTTTTAAACAATTGATCAAAGAATTGTATGAATGGTTGCTCCATTCTATAGATGTGGTTATCCAGCATTTGGTTGCTATGGCGTTAAAAATAAGCGTGGTAAAATATTTGATAAAAGAATTTCATGATCGCTTCATTTACTTTATAGACTTGCTCGTGCAGCATTTTATCATCGTTGCGCTTTCTAGTCTTCTCGTGCTGGTGTTTGGGGTTTTGATTGGGGTTTTTGTGTTTTATAACTCAAAGGCTAGGGCGTTTTTGCTCCCTGTGGTGAATTTCCTCTACACCATCCCATCGCTGGCGTTATTCGCGTTATTCATTCCTGTGATTGGGGTGGGGTTAAAAAACGCGCTTTTGGTGTTGGTCTTATACGGCTTGTTACCCATTGTCCATAGCACTTATAACGCTTTAAAAGAGGCGCGAGAAGAGGTCATTAAGGCCGCTATTGGGCTAGGGTGTAACCCCAAAGAGTTGTTTTTTAGGGTGCGATTCTTGCTCGCTATCCCCCAAATTTTAGTGGGTTTAAGGATTGCGGTGGTGATGTTAGTGGCGATGGCTGGGATTGGAGCGCTCATTGGGGCTGGGGGCTTAGGGCAGGCGATTTTTAGAGGGCTAAACACGCAAAACACCACGCTTTTAGTGGCTGGCAGTTTGATCATAGCTCTTTTTAGTGTTTTAGCGGATAAATTTGTGAGCGTCTTTCAGCATGAAAACGCTTTGCAACGCCTATTTTCTCAAAACGCCACCCAAAAACAAAAAAGAAGAGTTTATCTTAATTTAGCGGTGTTTCTTTTTTTATTGCTAGCGAGCGCTTTATGGCTCATTCCTAGAAACGCCATAGAAGAAAAGCCCTTAGTCGTAGCGACAAAACCTAGCAGTGAGCAGTATATTTTGGGCGAGATTTTAAGCCTTTTGTTAGAAAAACACCATATCCCTATCAAGCGGGCGTTTGGCATTGGTGGGGGGACGATGAATATCCATCCGGCATTGATTAGGGGCGATTTTGATTTGTATGTGGAATATACTGGCACCGCTTGGGTGAACACGCTCAAAAACCCTTTGACACAAAAAGTGGATTTTAAAACGATTAAAAAGCGTTATGAGAAGGAATTTAATCTTTTGTGGGTGGGGCTTTTGGGCTTTAATAACACCTATTCTTTAGCGATTTCTAAAGAAGACGCTCAAAAATACGCGATTGAAACTTTCAGCGATTTAGCCTTTCATAGCCCCAATTTTGATTTTGGAGCGGAATTTGACTTTTTTGAAAGAGAGGACGCTTTTAAGGGCTTAGTGAAAGCTTATCGCTTTCATTTTAGAAGTTTGCATGAAATGGATATTAATTTGCGTTATAAAAGTTTTGAATCCCATAAGATCAACGCTTTAGATGTCTTCACCACAGACGCTCAAATCAAAGAGCTGGATTTAAAGGTGCTTAAGGATGATAAAGGGTTTTTCCCTAATTATCAGGCCGGTATTGTTATAAGAAAAGAAACTATAAAAAAGTATCCTGAAGCACTAGAAATCTTAGAAAAATTGGATTCAAAAATTAACGATGAGACGATGCAGGATTTAAACTATCAGGTGGAAGTGTTGAAAAAAAGCCCTAAAATCGTAGCTAAAGATTTTTTAGAAAGATTAGGGTTATAA
- a CDS encoding homoserine dehydrogenase, producing MKKRLNIGLVGLGCVGSAVAKILQENQEIIKDRAGVGIVIKKAVVRDVKKHKGYAFEISDDLESLIEDKEIDIVVELMGGVEAPYLLAKKTLAKQKAFVTANKAMLAYHRYELEQTAKNTPIGFEASVCGGIPIIKALKDGLSANHILSFKGILNGTSNYILSQMFKNQASFKDALKDAQHLGYAELNPEFDIKGIDAAHKLLILASLAYGIDAKLEEILIEGIEKIEPDDMEFAKEFGYSIKLLGIAKKHPDCIELRVHPSMIKNECMLSKVDGVMNAISVIGDKVGETLYYGAGAGGEPTASAVISDIIEIARKKSSLMLGFETPQKLPLKPKEEIQCAYYARLLVSDEKGVFSQISAILAKNDISLNNVLQKEIPHSNKAKILFSTHTTNEKSMLNALKELENLQSVLDTPKMIRLEN from the coding sequence ATGAAAAAAAGATTGAATATAGGACTTGTGGGTTTAGGGTGCGTAGGGAGCGCAGTCGCTAAAATCTTACAAGAAAATCAAGAAATCATTAAAGACAGAGCCGGTGTGGGAATTGTGATTAAAAAAGCGGTGGTGCGAGACGTGAAAAAGCACAAAGGTTATGCTTTTGAAATCAGTGATGATTTAGAAAGCTTGATAGAAGATAAAGAGATTGATATTGTCGTGGAGCTTATGGGTGGGGTGGAAGCGCCTTATCTTTTAGCTAAAAAAACTTTAGCCAAGCAAAAAGCCTTCGTTACAGCCAATAAAGCCATGTTAGCGTATCACCGCTATGAATTAGAACAAACCGCTAAAAACACCCCCATAGGCTTTGAAGCGAGCGTGTGTGGGGGTATCCCTATTATCAAGGCTTTAAAAGACGGCTTGAGTGCTAATCATATCCTTTCTTTTAAAGGGATTTTAAACGGCACGAGCAATTACATTTTAAGCCAGATGTTTAAAAATCAAGCGAGCTTTAAGGACGCTTTGAAAGACGCACAGCATTTAGGCTATGCGGAATTGAACCCTGAATTTGACATTAAAGGCATTGATGCGGCGCACAAATTATTGATTTTAGCGTCTTTAGCGTATGGTATTGATGCGAAATTAGAAGAAATCTTGATTGAAGGCATTGAAAAAATAGAGCCAGATGACATGGAATTTGCAAAAGAGTTTGGTTATAGCATTAAACTTTTAGGCATCGCTAAAAAACACCCAGATTGTATTGAATTAAGGGTGCATCCAAGCATGATTAAAAACGAATGCATGCTCTCTAAAGTGGATGGGGTGATGAACGCTATCAGCGTTATAGGGGATAAGGTGGGCGAAACTTTGTATTATGGGGCTGGGGCTGGGGGAGAGCCTACCGCAAGCGCGGTCATTAGCGATATTATAGAAATCGCAAGGAAAAAAAGCTCTCTAATGCTAGGCTTTGAAACCCCTCAAAAACTCCCCCTAAAACCCAAAGAAGAAATCCAATGCGCTTATTATGCACGCTTGTTAGTGAGCGATGAAAAAGGGGTTTTTTCTCAAATTAGCGCGATTTTAGCTAAAAATGATATTTCGCTCAACAATGTCTTACAAAAAGAAATCCCGCATTCCAACAAGGCTAAAATCTTATTTTCCACGCACACCACCAACGAAAAGTCTATGCTGAACGCCCTTAAAGAGCTTGAAAATTTACAAAGCGTGTTGGATACCCCTAAAATGATCCGTTTGGAAAATTGA
- the motB gene encoding flagellar motor protein MotB, producing MAKKNKPTECPAGEKWAVPYADFLSLLLALFIALYAISAVNKSKVEALKTEFIKIFNYAPKPEAMQPVVVIPPDSGKEEEQMASESSKPASQNTETKATIARKGEGSVLEQIDQGSILKLPSSLLFENATSDAVNQDMMLYIERIAKIIQKLPKRVHINVRGFTDNTPLNKTRFKSHYELAANRAYRVMKVLIHYGVDPNQLSFSSYGSTNPIVPNDSLENRMKNNRVEIFFSTDANDLSKIHSILDEEFNPHKQQE from the coding sequence ATGGCTAAGAAAAACAAACCCACCGAATGCCCCGCCGGTGAAAAATGGGCGGTTCCTTATGCGGACTTTTTGTCGTTATTGCTCGCGCTTTTTATCGCTCTTTATGCCATTTCAGCGGTCAATAAATCCAAAGTGGAAGCCTTAAAAACCGAATTTATTAAGATTTTTAATTACGCCCCTAAGCCAGAGGCGATGCAGCCGGTTGTAGTGATCCCCCCTGATTCAGGGAAAGAAGAAGAGCAAATGGCGAGCGAAAGCTCCAAACCGGCTTCGCAAAATACCGAAACAAAAGCCACTATCGCTCGCAAAGGCGAAGGCAGTGTTTTAGAGCAAATTGATCAAGGCTCTATCTTAAAGCTCCCCTCTAGTTTGCTGTTTGAAAACGCCACATCAGATGCTGTCAATCAAGACATGATGCTCTATATTGAACGGATCGCTAAAATCATTCAAAAACTCCCTAAAAGGGTGCATATTAATGTGAGAGGTTTTACAGATAATACGCCTTTAAATAAAACCCGTTTTAAAAGCCATTATGAATTAGCCGCCAATCGCGCTTATAGGGTGATGAAAGTCCTTATACACTACGGCGTGGATCCTAACCAATTGTCTTTTTCTTCTTATGGCTCTACCAACCCTATCGTGCCTAACGACTCCCTAGAGAACAGAATGAAAAACAATCGTGTGGAAATCTTTTTTTCAACCGATGCGAACGATTTGAGTAAGATCCATTCTATTTTAGATGAAGAATTCAATCCCCACAAACAGCAAGAATGA
- a CDS encoding osmoprotection binding protein: protein MVKYLVKEFHDRFIYFIDLLVQHFIIVVLSSLLVLVFGVLIGVFVFYNSKARAFLLPVVNFLYTIPSLALFALFIPVIGCMKAITSHIFSNIL from the coding sequence ATGGTAAAATATTTGGTAAAAGAATTTCATGATCGCTTCATTTACTTTATAGACTTGCTCGTGCAGCATTTTATCATCGTTGTGCTTTCTAGTCTTCTCGTGCTGGTGTTTGGGGTTTTGATTGGGGTTTTTGTGTTTTATAACTCAAAGGCCAGGGCGTTCTTGCTCCCTGTGGTGAATTTCCTCTACACCATCCCATCGCTGGCGTTATTCGCGTTATTCATTCCTGTGATTGGGTGTATGAAAGCTATTACTTCTCATATTTTTTCAAATATTCTATGA
- a CDS encoding MBL fold metallo-hydrolase, whose translation MEILRRECGAVEENAYIVKLSSGIDFIIDPGFSSSEWVLENAKNPKAILITHGHYDHVWDSAQLSKTLKDTPIYAPKDDVFMLENDIFHLGMPVFSPNFSVPCNKGCTTLEIANTTIKYWHFPGHTPGCSIIEIEGVIFSGDFIFYRSIGRYDFPYSNEKDMKESLLRFQNLDFPKDVEIYPGHGDKTSFFAEREHSKIWVSRMA comes from the coding sequence TTGGAAATTTTAAGGCGAGAGTGCGGGGCGGTGGAAGAAAACGCTTATATTGTGAAGCTTTCTAGTGGGATAGATTTTATCATCGATCCCGGATTTTCTAGCAGCGAATGGGTGTTAGAAAACGCCAAAAACCCTAAGGCGATTTTAATCACGCATGGGCATTATGATCATGTATGGGATAGCGCTCAATTGTCAAAAACCCTTAAAGACACCCCCATTTACGCCCCAAAAGACGATGTTTTTATGCTAGAAAATGATATTTTCCATTTAGGCATGCCGGTTTTTAGCCCCAATTTTAGCGTGCCTTGCAATAAGGGTTGCACCACTTTAGAGATAGCAAACACCACCATTAAATACTGGCATTTTCCCGGACACACGCCCGGTTGTTCCATCATAGAAATAGAAGGGGTGATTTTTAGCGGGGATTTTATTTTTTATCGCAGCATTGGCCGTTATGATTTCCCTTATTCTAATGAAAAAGACATGAAAGAGTCCCTATTAAGGTTTCAAAATTTAGATTTTCCTAAAGACGTAGAGATTTATCCAGGGCATGGGGATAAAACAAGTTTTTTTGCCGAAAGAGAGCATTCTAAAATTTGGGTTTCAAGGATGGCTTAA
- a CDS encoding ATP-binding cassette domain-containing protein — translation MKEIVKIENVSFNYHNRTVFKDFNLSIEKGDFLCVLGESGSGKSTLLGLILGLLKPSLGSVKIFNETLSNNAFLRQKIGYIAQGNSLFSHLNAMQNMTFCLNLQGINKQAAQKEAKALALKMGLDESLMDKFPNELSGGQAQRVGIIRGIIHRPELILLDEPFSALDSSNRKNLQDLIKEIHQNSCATFIMVTHDEEEAQKLATKTLEIKALKQGQ, via the coding sequence ATGAAAGAAATCGTCAAAATAGAGAATGTGTCTTTTAACTACCACAATCGCACTGTTTTTAAGGATTTTAATTTAAGCATTGAAAAAGGGGATTTTTTATGCGTTTTAGGGGAGAGCGGGAGCGGTAAAAGCACGCTTTTAGGCTTGATTTTAGGGCTTTTAAAACCCAGTCTGGGGAGCGTTAAAATCTTTAATGAGACCCTTTCAAATAACGCTTTTTTACGCCAAAAAATAGGCTATATCGCTCAAGGCAATTCCTTATTTTCTCATTTAAACGCCATGCAAAACATGACCTTTTGCCTTAATTTACAAGGCATAAACAAACAAGCCGCTCAAAAAGAAGCCAAAGCCTTAGCGTTAAAAATGGGGTTAGACGAGAGCCTTATGGATAAATTCCCCAATGAATTGAGCGGGGGGCAAGCCCAAAGAGTGGGCATTATTAGGGGGATTATCCACAGGCCAGAACTCATTTTATTAGATGAGCCTTTTAGCGCTTTAGATAGTTCCAATCGTAAGAATTTACAGGATCTCATCAAAGAGATACACCAAAATTCTTGCGCTACTTTCATTATGGTAACGCATGATGAGGAAGAGGCGCAAAAGTTAGCCACAAAAACCCTAGAAATCAAAGCCCTTAAACAAGGGCAATGA
- a CDS encoding site-specific DNA-methyltransferase, whose protein sequence is MTAKIKPNIQSLLNNFYVDNCVNFMQHKLQNESIDMILTSPPYDNLRNYQGYTFAFENIANEIFRVIKRGGVVVWIVGDKIKNGNKSLTSFRQALYFQQIGFNMHDVMIYAKKNTPFMRSNAYTNAYEYMFVLSKGKPKTFNPLKEPTARNGMEMLVTNKGADAKNNKILKELKKEKTKNNIWHYAVGLGGSTNDKIAFNHPAIFPEQLALDHILSWSNERDIVFDPMCGSGTTCKMAFLHNRNFIGVDISKEYIQIAQKRLQQYQQGLFVC, encoded by the coding sequence ATGACCGCTAAAATCAAACCAAACATACAATCATTGCTAAATAATTTTTATGTAGATAATTGTGTGAATTTTATGCAACACAAATTACAAAATGAAAGCATTGATATGATTCTCACTTCGCCACCTTATGATAATTTGAGAAATTATCAAGGCTATACTTTTGCGTTTGAGAACATTGCTAATGAGATTTTTAGGGTTATCAAAAGAGGTGGTGTTGTTGTTTGGATTGTGGGTGATAAAATCAAAAACGGTAACAAAAGCCTTACTAGTTTTAGACAAGCATTGTATTTTCAGCAAATAGGATTTAATATGCACGATGTGATGATTTATGCAAAGAAAAATACGCCCTTTATGCGCTCAAATGCTTACACAAATGCGTATGAATATATGTTTGTCTTATCCAAAGGAAAGCCAAAAACTTTCAATCCATTAAAAGAACCCACTGCAAGAAATGGAATGGAAATGCTTGTCACTAATAAAGGTGCAGATGCAAAAAACAATAAGATCCTAAAAGAACTCAAAAAAGAAAAAACAAAAAACAACATTTGGCATTATGCAGTCGGACTAGGCGGTAGCACAAATGACAAAATCGCCTTTAATCACCCGGCTATATTTCCAGAGCAGTTAGCACTTGATCATATTTTATCTTGGAGCAATGAGAGAGATATAGTCTTTGATCCTATGTGTGGCTCGGGTACGACTTGCAAAATGGCGTTTTTGCACAATAGAAATTTCATAGGCGTAGATATAAGCAAAGAATACATACAAATAGCCCAAAAAAGATTACAACAATATCAACAAGGCTTATTCGTATGCTAA
- a CDS encoding endonuclease, translating into MLKNDDFVIAKNQLGNIVPNSVGVIRAINGKTAIVLFIGLNELKRVDFSELEVIDIYRTGKGYDKKICNICHILKNIDGFEVNQTDAKGRKTTRPSCRECRKNIDGVKLSSTEKKKMDEIAPPKGSVFTCPICEKRSIVGVTANLVRDHNHDTGWGREWICDSCNTGLGRFKDNPKFLEKVIEYLKKYEK; encoded by the coding sequence ATGCTAAAAAATGATGATTTTGTAATCGCAAAAAATCAATTAGGTAATATTGTACCAAATTCTGTGGGTGTCATTAGAGCTATCAATGGAAAAACTGCAATAGTGCTATTTATCGGACTTAATGAGTTAAAAAGGGTTGATTTTAGTGAGCTAGAAGTGATAGATATTTATAGGACAGGTAAGGGCTATGATAAAAAGATATGTAATATTTGCCATATTTTAAAAAACATAGATGGCTTTGAAGTCAACCAAACAGATGCCAAAGGTAGAAAAACTACTCGTCCAAGTTGCAGAGAATGCCGAAAAAATATTGATGGTGTGAAATTATCTTCCACAGAGAAAAAGAAAATGGATGAAATTGCACCACCTAAAGGAAGTGTTTTTACCTGTCCTATTTGTGAAAAGCGAAGTATAGTTGGCGTTACAGCAAATCTAGTACGCGATCACAATCACGACACAGGTTGGGGCAGAGAGTGGATTTGCGATAGTTGTAACACAGGACTTGGCAGATTTAAAGATAATCCAAAATTTTTAGAGAAAGTCATAGAATATTTGAAAAAATATGAGAAGTAA
- a CDS encoding class I SAM-dependent methyltransferase: MRSFGNYMQEWLYGEKGYYRKALIGPKGDFYTSVSLSKFFGGAIAFYIIRLLEEEKLFLPLKIVEIGSHHGHFLSDIASFLNALSVGVMEKCEFVSCEPLKELQKLQRIIFKQATQLDLSSCSLEELDFKEKSAFVISNELFDAFACEIIKDNQMLFITHDHQGVWGGIDEPTKELLKNLNLKQGCAPLFLEAFIKNLLEKLNEASSWVFLSFDYGDETERKDLHLRAFKNHQALDFKDILNHLASLYQQSDLTYDVNFSLVRNLLEKHHAQFSFFKSQANALLDMGLMGLLETFSKSVSYERYLKEAAKIKPLISPGGLGERFKALEFVKKK, encoded by the coding sequence GTGCGTTCGTTTGGGAATTACATGCAAGAGTGGCTTTATGGAGAGAAGGGGTATTACAGAAAAGCACTAATCGGTCCAAAAGGGGATTTTTACACCTCGGTGTCTTTGAGTAAGTTTTTTGGGGGTGCTATTGCGTTTTATATCATTAGGCTTTTAGAAGAAGAAAAATTATTTTTGCCTTTAAAAATTGTAGAAATTGGCTCTCATCATGGGCATTTTTTGAGCGATATAGCCAGTTTTTTAAACGCTTTGAGCGTGGGCGTAATGGAAAAATGCGAGTTTGTCAGCTGTGAGCCTTTAAAGGAATTGCAAAAACTCCAACGAATTATTTTTAAACAAGCCACACAATTGGATTTGAGTAGTTGCAGTTTAGAAGAGCTTGATTTTAAAGAAAAAAGCGCGTTTGTTATCTCTAATGAATTGTTTGACGCATTCGCTTGCGAGATCATTAAAGACAATCAAATGCTTTTTATCACTCATGATCATCAGGGCGTTTGGGGCGGTATTGATGAACCCACTAAAGAACTTCTTAAAAATTTGAATTTAAAACAAGGGTGTGCGCCGTTATTTTTAGAGGCTTTCATTAAAAATTTGTTAGAAAAATTGAACGAGGCTTCTTCTTGGGTGTTTTTGAGCTTTGATTATGGCGATGAAACAGAGAGAAAGGACTTGCATTTAAGGGCTTTTAAAAACCACCAAGCGCTGGATTTTAAGGATATTTTAAACCATCTGGCTTCTTTGTATCAGCAAAGCGATTTGACTTATGATGTCAATTTTTCTCTGGTGCGCAATTTGCTTGAAAAACACCACGCGCAATTTTCATTCTTTAAATCGCAGGCTAACGCTTTGCTGGATATGGGGCTTATGGGATTGTTAGAAACATTTTCAAAGAGCGTGAGTTATGAAAGGTATTTAAAAGAAGCGGCTAAAATCAAGCCCCTAATTAGCCCTGGGGGCTTGGGGGAGCGTTTCAAAGCGTTAGAGTTTGTAAAAAAAAAATAA
- a CDS encoding osmoprotection protein: MPSMGVFKQLIKELYEWLLHSIDVVTQHLVAMVVKCPTAKDDWAS, encoded by the coding sequence ATGCCAAGCATGGGCGTTTTTAAACAATTGATCAAAGAATTGTATGAATGGTTGCTCCATTCTATAGATGTGGTTACGCAGCATTTAGTTGCAATGGTGGTGAAGTGCCCAACCGCTAAAGACGATTGGGCTTCCTAG
- a CDS encoding motility protein A produces MDLSTILGLVLAVASISLGDILEDGNPLHIIHLSSVIIIVPTSLFAAMTGTHARYVKAAYKEIKIVFLNPKINLNETIKNLVELATLARKDGVLSLEGRVAQIEDDFTRNGLSMIIDGKDLKSVKESLEISIEEMEEYYHGAAHYWETAGETAPTMGLVGAVMGLMLALQKLDNPAEMAAGIAGAFTATVTGIMCSYAIFGPFGHKLKAKSKDIIKEKTVLLEGILGIANGENPRDLENKLLNYIAPGEPKKSQFEG; encoded by the coding sequence TTGGATTTATCAACCATACTAGGCTTGGTATTGGCGGTCGCTTCTATTTCGTTAGGCGATATTTTAGAAGATGGTAACCCGTTGCACATTATCCATTTGAGTTCAGTCATTATCATCGTGCCTACTTCGCTTTTTGCCGCCATGACAGGCACGCATGCTCGTTACGTGAAAGCCGCTTACAAAGAAATAAAAATTGTTTTTTTAAACCCTAAAATCAATTTAAACGAAACCATTAAAAATTTAGTGGAATTAGCCACTCTGGCTAGAAAAGATGGGGTGTTGAGTTTAGAGGGGCGAGTGGCGCAAATTGAAGACGATTTCACCCGTAACGGCTTGTCTATGATCATAGATGGCAAGGATTTAAAATCCGTTAAGGAAAGCTTAGAAATCAGCATTGAAGAAATGGAAGAGTATTACCACGGCGCCGCTCATTATTGGGAGACGGCCGGTGAGACCGCTCCTACTATGGGGTTAGTGGGGGCGGTTATGGGGCTTATGTTAGCCTTGCAAAAACTAGATAACCCGGCTGAAATGGCAGCAGGGATCGCTGGGGCATTTACGGCTACTGTTACAGGGATTATGTGTTCTTATGCGATTTTTGGCCCTTTTGGGCATAAGCTCAAGGCTAAGTCTAAAGACATTATCAAAGAAAAAACCGTTCTTTTAGAGGGGATTTTAGGCATCGCTAATGGGGAAAACCCAAGGGATTTAGAAAACAAACTCTTAAACTACATCGCTCCCGGTGAGCCTAAAAAATCTCAATTTGAGGGCTAA